The Penaeus chinensis breed Huanghai No. 1 chromosome 29, ASM1920278v2, whole genome shotgun sequence genome window below encodes:
- the LOC125040866 gene encoding histone acetyltransferase KAT6A-like isoform X4: protein MPICCECLGTENSVEGGFMHCGTCRTSVHPKCLRLDPASSVRLQKQGWQCEDCKPCIVCRKTASEVLGSLIICTTCDEGYHIRCVTPTLEHRPNSPNWCCSHCTKGPRATNNNNRSNTASPTESIQGEGIASNSTLASNRKGRGRSRKGLQETVRSRKYSSSSSSSRSRSASRWRKSESEQQKELPSDSEDSDGMHGHLGPPKKLLSDKLSKEKAKFFKRSLAEKGKFRAAKSEIRVVSHGSAGTGISGMKRENTSGQVKRVEMGSELSSSGPESTTDTSSSDESGADMPKAAIRRTLGHDSDGSPPLQHSKGTMGIKLHGRKSDSLSEGEVDSGSGTPHEERSSSSTNSSSAMLASGHLKGLFDGLSHLYTPYDSRKRPMQERPKYKGPKRILKLSRDGETQLCEASGESGGRVGEGVEGIYGGECSGAGSGMGRSGGAWSAWASHRWPGTSVGASSGGTSAIPSTLVAANPLAASVGGGGSQTQAADGRKWRKMKPEGCSSHTGVESKVSMEPLHRPPLPPGVTERDLEMFKKAQEQAVQEMDKNRTTVQERDPFNMSRCPASIDFGQYDIQTWYSAPYPQEYARLTKLFLCEFCLKYMKSVSMLGRHLEKCLWRTPPGTEIYRKDNLSVFEVDGNVSKIYCQNLCLLAKLFLDHKTLYYDVEPFLFYVLTRNDEKGCHLVGYFSKEKLSALKYNVSCIMTMPQYQRQGYGRFLIDFSYLLSKREGQPGTPEKPLSDLGRVSYTAYWKSVILEYLFHLRDKNSFCIQEVVKDKAMYPADVVYTLNILGFFKRNALGQMVVSIDWNMVEEHYQKQLNNPRRLRLDPEALRWSPLVPGHNVSVQQDSDEDEEEKEEKKDKKENDSLEISKDDESCKMDDIKLEESEKEPVLEEESSKLQEEEEEEEEEEEEPKKVEEEVSQVPPVLLSSSPKKRGRAAKVPDTVEISESVVEAKEREKENINSSVDDIKQTENISSQNKIDDKMSLASKEDAYVFKEEDESDFEPTFRSLHSERRKSHTLKETQCSLERRRGKRRVRGHNEDERLSLEEPQPTEKDFIKDLVSNKRGTLDSMSTPRNSRRVASSSRVNYGEVDTEDSREITEEDNDSSVMIPKSRRETSSRTRKKPEVGESEEETSMIRETSRNKRKAEAQEAEEPITSHRESSRTRRKQDSSIGDVEKESHNTTVESERSQRLRNKTLNSSVNSSRECRRRKHSEIDEEEQAPVDTDKNEAQKNKSQQEAEETLTPKHKRARRSDEKDRTISQNHEVVERHTRRNNEVEETSRTRKSKRIEEQPEPVNLRSKKSRLSRNLSSSDAAAAGLRRSLRGVANGPEEEEHENEEDGMDSGDLEMPHLEPMVDLEKHSATPKSNESTRGKKDGADSRDLTKSEPGRNGKVETNQKDEKNTKVEEPAQPSLVKKRGWPKGVPRGPKNSSRGRGRGPGRPASRGRGRSKFQGGQKPAPLDGPDVQESVPENRQSLNDVTDGQHDEVDEPKEVETKKDDPVPDPPPVESTPAPEKEAGDTPALPEAPVENIVKEDSAEKEDNTLKESKSETEVETDSVAPEEVECKDPDKEVVKDCDTNPTPEVFKDSVVGANTESKESGENDEPEKQEDEMEVEKENHDPAKEAVLEKDVAGEVEQELSEADKAVASIMNGTSETIPNGDCLEHETFSNPPPVEEVPEVTECKVGDGRVDEAYQEEVTKAVESIWGGTEERESNLVEDPRQSEIIEEPKISCPSAPIIPSSPIRHTLSPAIPSCSPLHPEGEVSLQSPANSVDHNRSPESSVPHSPIPSTPPHAPAPPSPTTPVPSPLPPDSPLEPPCAPAPVTPTSPGSPASPPPSSIGSPTPLHSPSSPISEIPVDHIQPSASPQPLGLEEDQSCHLPSAEEPMPVPETPLLSAVSSHHNPDVQERKSQHCEAVVKELGQDQQQSHSQPQPQPQSQPQPQPQPQPQPQPQPQCLPQAQTESQPQPETHSQPEPQTEKQQTSQLQTQEQVQGDGPGEEEGHASEPRVQAAVPGVPDTLSAAGRQEENLASQMEQTYEPADATKVDNHPTGQEAAHTHDLALEVGEGPKVTSSAGSTPPSSCGSTNTTSVITRQAPTPTPPHQQEVSSMGVYTPDSTTNSVHSMHGYSQGEFDVSQLGIESPTSISSNEMAHSVEAPQQASTPQSYSDCAQVSNQQVQPPTPTHVQPTTPTHVQPSTPTHTQPTTPTPPHIARTTPTPTPILPQPVPQPQPQPHTHSQTQTQPIITQSTSQIIPAIGVVSLPHTQPHQAPTKHQPSKQRHIQPKPPTQPQVQISSAGSRPPSNLGTQLSPQSAMAAMHASSQAHMMSQRMVAGTPHPPSGLSQHHPMSHHPHAAHPPHPPRTPHVTHSHSQMQNFTHHPNYMVGPHQQMLGHHTSMSYLAQPTVTTYAQAHNPAHSSSYMTSVIQSRMGGPQQPPSQNASSSSTSSTQRATHGASSSGVCGPSPSNYHFLNSSPPGPSPTPTPMGSGQHHAGGVQASASSCSIARLQQLTNGIMDIVPQPPCAGVTPPPSHTVTPPPSHTVTPPPAAAAAAAAAQRNMTPPISNLQSQVPLSYKYKSHQAAAAAQMSSNMMGPTMLGYQVNGYRMPGQAGAMSALNPSYLTNPSFMNQQLPMQMMNMHPQAAGQYQDPRTQPQNTMYPPYSYMSPLQLNGTMRR, encoded by the exons ATGCCTATTTGCTGCGAGTGCCTGGGTACAGAAAATAGTGTTGAAGGCGGCTTTATGCACTGTGGTACCTGCCGGACCTCAGTCCACCCCAAGTGTTTGCGTCTCGACCCTGCGTCCTCTGTGAGATTACAAAAGCAGGGATGGCAATGTGAAGACTGCAAACCTTGTATAGTATGTCGGAAGACAGCATCAGAG GTCCTAGGCAGCCTAATTATATGCACAACTTGTGATGAGGGCTACCATATCAGATGCGTCACACCCACACTGGAGCACCGGCCAAATTCCCCTAACTGGTGCTGTTCCCATTGTACCAAAGGGCCGCGagccaccaacaacaataaccgtAGCAATACCGCCTCACCTACGGAAAGCATCCAGGGTGAGGGCATAGCGAGCAACAGCACCCTGGCTTCCAATAGAAAAGGGCGAGGGAGGTCCCGGAAGGGTCTCCAGGAAACTGTAAGAAGTAGAAAGTACAGCTCCTCATCGTCCAGTTCGCGTTCAAG GTCAGCATCTCGATGGcgtaaaagtgagagtgagcagCAGAAGGAGCTACCCAGCGACTCAGAGGACAGTGATGGTATGCATGGGCATCTTGGCCCTCCAAAGAAACTTCTTAGTGACAAGTTATCCAAAGAAAAGGCTAAGTTTTTCAAAAGGAGTTTGGCTGAGAAGGGTAAATTTAGAGCTGCAAAGAGTGAAATACGGGTGGTGTCTCACGGGAGTGCGGGTACTGGCATAtcagggatgaaaagagagaacacCAGTGGGCAGGTAAAGCGTGTGGAGATGGGCAGTGAGTTAAGTTCCAGTGGGCCAGAATCAACCACAGACACTAGTAGTAGTGATGAGTCTGGTGCTGATATGCCTAAGGCAGCCATCAGAAGAACATTAGGGCATGATAGTGATGGCAGTCCACCTCTGCAGCACAGCAAGGGAACTATGGGCATTAAACTTCATGGCAGGAAATCTGATTCTCTGAGTGAAGGTGAGGTGGACTCGGGAAGTGGCACACCTCATGAGGAGCGAAGTTCCTCGTCAACTAACTCTTCAAGCGCAATGCTTGCCTCTGGACACTTGAAAGGCCTTTTTGATGGCCTGAGCCACCTCTATACACCGTATGACTCTCGGAAGAGACCAATGCAGGAAAGACCAAAGTATAAAGGACCAAAGAGGATATTAAAGTTATCCAGAGATGGGGAGACCCAGCTCTGTGAGGCCAGTGGGGAGAGTGGAGGCAGAGTTGGTGAAGGTGTCGAGGGGATCTATGGTGGTGAGTGTAGTGGTGCGGGAAGTGGGATGGGACGAAGTGGGGGGGCATGGTCAGCGTGGGCGTCCCACAGGTGGCCTGGCACCAGTGTGGGGGCAAGCTCGGGTGGCACAAGTGCCATCCCGTCAACTCTGGTAGCAGCCAATCCTCTGGCGGCCAGCGTGGGTGGTGGTGGCAGCCAGACTCAGGCAGCGGATGGACGCAAATGGCGCAAGATGAAGCCCGAGGGCTGCAGCAGCCACACTGGGG TGGAGAGTAAAGTCAGTATGGAGCCCCTCCATCGACCACCTTTACCCCCAGGAGTCACTGAGAGAGATTTGGAAATGTTTAAGAAGGCTCAGGAACAGGCAGTGCAG GAAATGGATAAAAATAGAACAACGGTTCAAGAACGGGACCCCTTCAATATGTCACGGTGTCCAGCCAGCATAGATTTTGGCCAGTATGATATTCAGACATGGTATTCCGCTCCATACCCCCAGGAATATGCACG GTTAACCAAACTGTTCCTTTGTGAATTCTGTCTTAAGTACATGAAAAGTGTCTCCATGTTGGGCCGGCACTTAGAAAAGTGTCTTTGGCGCACTCCACCTGGTACTGAAATCTACCGGAAAGATAATCTTTCTGTCTTTGAG GTGGATGGTAATGTGAGCAAAATATATTGTCAGAATCTGTGCCTATTAGCTAAATTGTTCCTGGATCATAAGACGCTATACTATGATGTTGAACCCTTTCTCTTCTACGTTTTAACCCGCAATGATGAGAAGGGTTGCCATCTTGTTGGGTACTTCAGTAAGGAGAAACTCTCAGCACTAAAATATAATGTGTCATGTATCATGACTATGCCACAGTACCAGCGGCAAGGCTATGGGCGTTTCCTTATTGATTTTA GCTACTTGCTGTCAAAAAGAGAGGGCCAGCCAGGAACACCTGAGAAGCCCCTCTCTGACCTGGGGAGGGTTTCATACACTGCCTATTGGAAGTCAGTTATCCTGGAGTACCTGTTTCACCTACGGGACAAGAACTCCTTCTGCATCCAAGAAGTGGTCAAGGACAAAGCCATGTATCCTGCTGATGTTGTGTACACACTGAATATCCTTGGTTTCTTCAAGAGGAATGCATTAGGACA AATGGTAGTGAGTATAGACTGGAATATGGTCGAAGAGCACTACCAGAAGCAGCTGAACAACCCCCGGAGATTGCGGCTAGATCCAGAGGCCCTCCGCTGGTCACCACTTGTACCTGGGCATAATGTATCCGTGCAACAAGACTCTGATGAG gatgaggaagaaaaagaagagaagaaggataagaaagaaaatgacagtcTGGAGATCAGCAAAGACGATGAGTCATGCAAGATGGATGACATCAAATTGGAAGAATCGGAGAAGGAGCCAGTGTTGGAAGAGGAAAGCAGCAAactgcaagaggaggaggaggaggaggaagaggaagaggaagagcccaagaaagtggaggaggaagtatCCCAAGTGCCTCCTGTGCTATTGTCATCCTCCCCCAAGAAGCGAGGAAGAGCTGCCAAAGTCCCCGACACAGTGGAGATTTCGGAGTCTGTG GTGGAagccaaagagagggagaaggagaatattaACAGCAGTGTTGATGATATCAAACAGACTGAAAACATTTCCTCACAAAACAAAATTGATGACAAGATGTCATTAGCCTCAAAGGAGGATGCTTATGTTtttaaggaagaggatgagagcgaTTTTGAACCAACCTTCCGAAGCCTCCACAGCGAAAGGAGGAAGTCACATACCCTCAAGGAAACTCAGTGTTCTctggagaggcggagagggaaacgAAGAGTGAGAGGCCACAACGAAGATGAGAGGCTGAGCTTAGAGGAGCCGCAGCCAACAGAAAAAG ATTTTATCAAAGACCTAGTGAGCAACAAAAGAGGCACTCTAGATTCAATGTCTACACCAAGGAACTCAAGGAGAGTGGCATCCAGCTCACGAGTTAACTATGGGGAAGTAGACACTGAAGATTCAAGGGAAATTACAGAGGAAGACAATGATTCCTCAGTCATGATACCAAAGAGCCGGAGGGAAACCTCTAGTAGGACTAGAAAGAAACCTGAAgttggagagagtgaagaagagaccTCCATGATTAGGGAAACatctagaaataaaagaaaagcagaagcacAAGAAGCTGAGGAACCCATCACAAGCCACAGAGAGTCCTCGAGAACTCGGAGAAAGCAAGACTCCTCCATAGGGGACGTGGAAAAGGAATCTCATAATACAACAGTGGAGTCAGAGCGTTCACAGAGACTCAGGAATAAGACCTTGAACTCCTCTGTCAACAGTAGCAGGGAATGTCGGAGGAGGAAGCATTCCGAGATTGATGAGGAAGAGCAAGCACCGGTGGACACTGACAAGAATGAGGCTCAGAAAAATAAGAGCCAGCAGGAGGCAGAGGAGACTCTAACCCCAAAGCACAAACGGGCGAGAAGGAGTGATGAGAAAGACCGCACAATCAGTCAGAACCATGAAGTTGTTGAGAGACACACGAGAAGAAATAATGAAGTTGAGGAAACATCAAGAACCAGAAAGTCCAAACGCATTGAAGAGCAACCAGAGCCAGTCAACCTCAGATCGAAGAAGTCTAGGCTGAGCAGAAACCTCTCCTCCTCAGACGCAGCAGCTGCAGGCTTGAGGAGGAGTCTGCGTGGAGTTGCCAATGGACCGGAAGAGGAGGAacatgagaatgaggaggatgg CATGGACAGTGGAGACTTGGAGATGCCCCACCTGGAGCCCATGGTGGACCTGGAGAAGCACTCGGCCACTCCAAAGTCCAACGAG TCaacaagagggaagaaagatggtgCTGACAGTCGTGATCTCACTAAGTCAGAGCCAGGACGAAATGGCAAGGTGGAGACCAACCAGAAAGATGAGAAGAACACCAAGGTGGAAGAGCCTGCCCAGCCTTCCCTCGTCAAGAAGCGAGGCTGGCCCAAGGGAGTGCCTCGTGGGCCCAAGAACTCTAGTCGTGGTCGAGGCCGGGGTCCAGGTAGACCAGCCAGCCGGGGGCGGGGGAGGTCCAAG TTTCAGGGAGGGCAAAAGCCTGCTCCACTGGATGGTCCTGATGTGCAAGAGAGCGTACCTGAGAATCGTCAGTCCCTGAATGATGTCACGGACGGACAGCATGATGAAGTTGATGAGCCAAAGGAGGTTGAAACTAAAAAGGATGATCCAGTTCCAGATCCTCCTCCTGTGGAAAGTACTCCAGCACCAGAGAAAGAGGCTGGTGACACTCCAGCACTCCCAGAAGCTCCTGTGGAAAATATTGTGAAGGAGGACAGTGCTGAAAAAGAGGATAACACGCTGAAGGAAAGTAAAAGTGAGACCGAGGTTGAGACAGACAGTGTTGCTCCGGAGGAAGTGGAATGTAAAGACCCTGACAAAGAGGTTGTTAAAGATTGTGATACAAATCCCACTCCGGAAGTTTTCAAGGACAGTGTTGTGGGTGCTAATACAGAAAGCAAAGAAAGTGGTGAGAATGATGAGCCAGAGAAgcaggaggatgagatggaggtagaaaaagaaaaccacGACCCAGCCAAGGAGGCGGTGCTAGAGAAAGACGTGGCAGGGGAGGTGGAGCAAGAGCTAAGTGAAGCTGACAAAGCTGTGGCCAGCATCATGAATGGAACTAGTGAGACCATACCCAATGGTGATTGTCTGGAACATGAAACTTTTAGCAATCCTCCTCCCGTTGAAGAGGTGCCTGAGGTTACAGAGTGCAAAGTTGGGGATGGGAGGGTGGATGAAGCTTACCAAGAAGAGGTCACAAAAGCAGTAGAGAGCATTTGGGGTGGTACAGAAGAACGAGAATCAAACCTGGTTGAGGATCCTCGGCAATCCGAAATTATAGAGGAGCCCAAAATATCTTGCCCGTCTGCCCCAATCATTCCTTCATCACCCATTCGCCACACTCTTTCCCCTGCCATCCCATCATGTTCTCCTCTCCACCCTGAAGGTGAAGTTTCTCTACAAAGTCCAGCTAACTCTGTTGACCATAATAGATCTCCAGAATCTTCCGTTCCACACTCCCCTATACCAAGTACCCCTCCGCATGCCCCTGCACCTCCGTCCCCCACTACACCAGTACCCTCCCCATTGCCACCAGACTCCCCTCTGGAGCCACCATGTGCCCCAGCTCCTGTCACTCCAACCTCACCAGGATCTCcagcatcccctcctccctcctctataggatctcccactcctctccactctccatcTTCGCCGATCTCTGAGATTCCAGTAGACCACATTCAGCCGTCGGCTTCTCCTCAGCCACTGGGTCTGGAGGAAGACCAGTCGTGTCACTTGCCATCTGCTGAAGAACCAATGCCTGTGCCTGAGACACCCTTACTCTCTGCAGTTTCTAGTCACCACAACCCTGATGTCCAGGAGAGAAAAAGTCAGCATTGTGAAGCTGTTGTAAAAGAACTTGGACAAGATCAGCAGCAGTCTCACTCTCAGCCCCAGCCACAACCTCAGTCccagcctcagcctcagcctcagccacAACCTCAGCCACAGCCTCAGCCTCAGTGTTTGCCCCAAGCCCAGACAGAGTCTCAACCACAGCCAGAGACACATTCACAACCAGAgccacagacagaaaaacaacagaCGTCACAATTGCAGACCCAAGAACAAGTACAAGGGGATGGTCctggagaagaagaaggccaTGCAAGTGAGCCCCGTGTCCAGGCTGCTGTTCCTGGAGTGCCAGATACCCTAAGTGCTGCTGGCCGTCAGGAAGAGAACTTGGCATCCCAGATGGAGCAGACATATGAACCTGCTGATGCCACCAAAGTTGATAATCATCCCACAGGACAAGAGGCTGCTCACACCCATGATCTGGCACTGGAAGTTGGAGAGGGGCCAAAGGTGACAAGTTCTGCTGGAAGCACTCCTCCATCCTCTTGTGGGTCTACCAACACTACGTCAGTGATAACAAGGCAagcccccacacccaccccaccacaccaacAGGAAGTTAGCAGTATGGGTGTTTACACCCCCGATTCTACAACAAACTCGGTCCACTCAATGCATGGTTATTCCCAGGGTGAGTTTGATGTGTCTCAGCTTGGAATTGAGTCACCAACTTCTATATCCAGCAATGAGATGGCTCACTCGGTAGAAGCCCCTCAGCAAGCCTCCACGCCTCAGAGTTATAGTGACTGTGCACAAGTATCCAACCAGCAGGTCCAGCCCCCAACACCCACACATGTTCAGCCCACAACACCAACTCATGTACAACCatcaaccccaacacacacacaacccacaacacCAACCCCGCCACACATAGCCCGGACAACACCCACCCCAACTCCAATTTTACCCCAGCCTGTTCCACAGCCTCAGCCTCAACCTCATACCCATTCGCAGACACAGACGCAACCCATTATTACGCAATCTACATCTCAGATCATCCCAGCCATAGGTGTTGTATCCCTACCACATACTCAACCACATCAAGCCCCAACAAAACACCAACCTTCAAAACAGAGACATATTCAGCCAAAACCACCAACACAACCCCAGGTCCAGATCTCATCTGCAGGATCTCGACCACCTTCAAACCTAGGAACTCAGTTATCACCTCAGTCTGCAATGGCTGCTATGCATGCCTCGAGTCAGGCTCATATGATGTCGCAGCGGATGGTTGCTGGGACGCCACACCCGCCCTCAGGCCTGAGTCAGCACCACCCAATGTCCCACCATCCTCATGCTGCACATCCTCCACACCCTCCACGCACACCACATGTAACACATTCACACTCTCAAATGCAGAATTTCACTCATCATCCAAATTACATGGTGGGACCACACCAGCAGATGTTGGGTCACCACACTTCCATGAGTTACTTGGCCCAGCCAACTGTAACAACTTATGCCCAAGCTCACAATCCTGCTCACTCCTCATCTTACATGACTTCTGTTATCCAGTCCCGCATGGGCGGCCCTCAGCAACCTCCCAGTCAAAATGCCTCGTCCTCTTCTACCTCCAGTACTCAACGTGCAACACATGGGGCTAGCTCTTCTGGTGTATGTGGGCCATCACCCAGCAATTATCACTTCCTCAACTCCAGTCCCCCTGGGCCATCCCCAACGCCAACACCCATGGGGAGTGGCCAACATCATGCTGGAGGAGTACAAGCAAGTGCATCATCATGTAGTATAGCACGGTTACAGCAACTCACAAATGGGATAATGGATATTGTTCCTCAACCTCCCTGTGCAGGTGTGACGCCTCCACCCTCTCACACTGTCACTCCTCCTCCGTCTCACACAGTTACCCCGCCtcctgcagcagcagcagctgctGCGGCAGCCCAGCGCAACATGACACCTCCCATCTCAAATTTACAATCCCAGGTGCCATTGTCGTATAAGTATAAATCCCACCAAGCAGCAGCTGCAGCACAGATGTCCTCCAACATGATGGGTCCTACGATGTTGGGATACCAAGTAAATGGATATCGCATGCCTGGCCAAGCGGGGGCAATGTCAGCCCTCAACCCTTCGTACCTGACCAACCCTTCATTTATGAATCAGCAGCTACCAATGCAGATGATGAATATGCACCCGCAGGCCGCGGGCCAGTACCAAGACCCTCGCACCCAGCCCCAGAACACCATGTACCCACCATATTCGTATATGTCCCCACTGCAGCTCAATGGCACCATGCGGCGGTAG